From one Streptomyces chromofuscus genomic stretch:
- a CDS encoding 5-formyltetrahydrofolate cyclo-ligase — protein sequence MGHLGRTDEPDKRTLRRELLAMRNRLPEDDVEAAGAALTEHALELGELTHARTVAAYVSVGSEPGTLALLDALRARGVRVLLPALLPDNDLDWGVYAGADSLVQVQHGGRTALLEPAGERLGPDAVTGADAVLLPGLAVDARGMRLGRGGGSYDRVLARLERAGARPALVVLLYDAEVVARVPAEPHDRPVHAVVTPSGVRRFRRPQEPGR from the coding sequence ATGGGTCACCTCGGACGCACGGACGAGCCTGACAAGCGCACATTGCGCCGAGAACTCCTCGCGATGAGGAACAGGTTGCCCGAAGATGACGTGGAGGCGGCCGGGGCCGCACTGACCGAACACGCGCTCGAACTCGGTGAACTGACGCACGCGCGCACGGTGGCGGCGTACGTCTCCGTGGGCAGCGAGCCCGGCACGCTCGCGCTGCTGGACGCGCTGCGCGCGCGGGGGGTGCGGGTCCTGCTTCCGGCGCTCCTGCCGGACAACGACCTCGACTGGGGCGTGTACGCCGGGGCGGACTCCCTCGTGCAGGTGCAACACGGGGGCCGGACGGCCCTCTTGGAACCCGCCGGCGAGCGGCTCGGCCCGGACGCGGTGACCGGCGCCGACGCCGTGCTGCTGCCGGGCCTGGCGGTCGACGCGCGCGGGATGCGGCTGGGGCGCGGCGGAGGGTCCTACGACCGCGTGCTGGCGCGTCTGGAGCGCGCCGGTGCCCGTCCCGCGCTGGTGGTGCTGCTGTACGACGCGGAGGTCGTCGCGCGCGTGCCCGCGGAGCCGCACGACCGGCCGGTGCACGCCGTGGTGACCCCGTCGGGCGTGCGCCGGTTCCGCCGGCCCCAGGAACCGGGGAGGTGA
- a CDS encoding GNAT family N-acetyltransferase has product MEGEVVLRPIKLRDQRAWREVNRRNRDWLRPWEATIPPPAPGGPIAHRPTYRQMVRHLRSEANAGRMLPFVIEYQGRLVGQLTVAGITWGSMCSGHVGYWVDEAVAGRGVMPTAVALAADHCFRTVGLHRIEVCIRPENGPSRRVVEKLGFREEGLRPRYLHIDGAWRDHLVFALTAEEVPEGLMARWRRTRERSAPGNAQDMPQNGRGIPRNLKN; this is encoded by the coding sequence GTGGAGGGCGAGGTCGTCCTCCGGCCGATAAAGCTGCGTGACCAGCGGGCCTGGCGTGAGGTGAACCGCCGCAACCGCGACTGGCTGCGCCCCTGGGAGGCGACGATCCCGCCGCCCGCGCCCGGCGGTCCGATCGCGCACCGGCCGACGTACCGCCAGATGGTCCGCCATCTGCGGTCCGAGGCGAACGCGGGCCGGATGCTGCCGTTCGTCATCGAGTACCAGGGGCGCCTGGTGGGGCAGTTGACCGTCGCCGGGATCACCTGGGGCTCGATGTGCTCGGGCCACGTCGGCTACTGGGTGGACGAGGCGGTGGCCGGCCGGGGCGTGATGCCGACGGCCGTGGCCCTGGCCGCCGACCACTGTTTCCGGACCGTCGGCCTCCACCGCATCGAGGTCTGCATTCGCCCCGAGAACGGGCCCAGCCGCCGCGTGGTGGAGAAACTCGGATTCCGCGAGGAGGGCCTCAGGCCCCGTTATCTGCACATCGACGGCGCCTGGCGCGATCATCTCGTCTTCGCGCTCACGGCGGAGGAAGTCCCCGAGGGGCTGATGGCCCGCTGGCGCAGAACGCGGGAACGGAGCGCTCCGGGGAACGCGCAGGACATGCCGCAGAACGGCCGGGGAATCCCGCGCAACCTCAAGAATTGA
- the galU gene encoding UTP--glucose-1-phosphate uridylyltransferase GalU — translation MTQAQPRISKAVIPAAGLGTRFLPATKATPKEMLPVVDKPAIQYVVEEAVSAGLDDVLMITGRNKRPLEDHFDRNYELESALEKKGDAERLAKVQESSDLATMHYVRQGDPRGLGHAVLCAAPHVGDEPFAVLLGDDLIDPRDPLLKRMIEVQEQHGGSVIALMEVAPEQIHLYGCAAVEATEDGDVVKVSDLVEKPEAADAPSNYAIIGRYVLDPRIFDILRKTEPGRGGEIQITDALQQLAADEKAGGPVHGVVFKGRRYDTGDRGDYLRAIVRLACEREDLGPEFRTWLRSYVTEEM, via the coding sequence ATGACTCAGGCGCAACCACGGATCAGCAAGGCTGTCATTCCCGCAGCAGGCCTCGGCACCCGGTTCCTGCCGGCCACCAAGGCCACTCCCAAGGAGATGCTGCCGGTCGTGGACAAGCCCGCGATCCAGTACGTGGTCGAGGAGGCCGTCTCGGCCGGTCTCGACGACGTCCTCATGATCACGGGCCGCAACAAGCGCCCCCTCGAGGACCACTTCGACCGCAACTACGAGCTCGAGTCGGCTCTGGAGAAGAAGGGCGACGCCGAGCGGCTCGCCAAGGTCCAGGAGTCGAGCGACCTCGCGACCATGCACTACGTGCGCCAGGGCGACCCCAGGGGACTGGGCCACGCCGTGCTGTGCGCGGCCCCCCACGTCGGCGACGAGCCCTTCGCGGTCCTCCTCGGCGACGACCTCATCGACCCGCGCGACCCGCTTTTGAAGCGCATGATCGAGGTCCAGGAGCAGCACGGCGGCAGCGTGATCGCGCTCATGGAGGTGGCGCCCGAGCAGATCCACCTCTACGGCTGCGCCGCCGTCGAGGCCACCGAGGACGGCGACGTGGTCAAGGTGAGCGACCTGGTCGAGAAGCCGGAGGCGGCCGACGCCCCGTCCAACTACGCCATCATCGGCCGCTACGTCCTCGACCCGCGCATCTTCGACATACTGCGCAAGACCGAGCCCGGCCGCGGCGGCGAGATCCAGATCACCGACGCCCTGCAGCAGCTCGCCGCCGACGAGAAGGCCGGCGGCCCCGTGCACGGTGTCGTCTTCAAGGGCCGCCGTTATGACACCGGCGACCGTGGCGACTACCTGCGTGCCATTGTCAGACTCGCGTGCGAACGTGAAGACCTGGGCCCGGAGTTCCGGACCTGGCTTCGCAGTTACGTCACCGAGGAGATGTAG
- a CDS encoding potassium/proton antiporter, protein MSIHDLNELLLVCSLVLLVAVAAVRISSRSGLPSLLVYLGIGMLMGQDGIGGIQFDNAELTQVIGYAALVVILAEGGLGTKWKEIKPALPAATALALVGVAVSVGVTASAAHYLVGLEWRQALIIGAVVSSTDAAAVFSVLRKIPLPPRVTGTLEAESGFNDAPVVILVVSFSTAGPFEHWYVLVGQILLELAIGAALGIAVGWLGSWGLRHVALPASGLYPIAVMAIAVAAYAAGALAHGSGFLAVYLAAMVMGNARLPHWPATRGFAEGLGWIAQIGMFVLLGLLVTPHELGDDIVPALIIGLVLTMVARPVSVVLCLLPFRVPWQEQTLMSWAGLRGAVPIILATIPMVSGVDGSRGIFNIVFVLVVVYTLVQGPTLPWLARTLHLGDGSEAADLGIESAPLEQLRGHLLSVSIPPGSRMHGVEINELRLPAGAAVTLVVREGTSFVPLPTTVLRRGDELLVVATDPVRDAAERRLRAVGRGGKLAGWLGTSGSA, encoded by the coding sequence CTGAGTATCCACGACCTCAACGAACTCCTGCTCGTCTGCTCGCTCGTCCTGCTCGTCGCCGTGGCCGCGGTACGGATCTCCTCGCGCAGCGGGCTCCCCAGCCTGCTCGTCTACCTCGGCATCGGCATGCTCATGGGCCAGGACGGGATCGGCGGCATCCAGTTCGACAACGCCGAACTGACCCAGGTCATCGGATACGCCGCCCTGGTCGTGATCCTGGCCGAGGGCGGTCTCGGCACGAAGTGGAAGGAGATCAAGCCCGCCCTGCCCGCCGCCACCGCGCTGGCGCTGGTCGGGGTCGCGGTGAGCGTCGGGGTCACGGCGTCGGCGGCGCACTACCTGGTCGGGCTGGAGTGGCGGCAGGCGCTCATCATCGGGGCGGTCGTCTCCTCCACCGACGCGGCGGCGGTCTTCTCCGTGCTGCGGAAGATCCCGCTGCCCCCGCGCGTGACGGGCACGCTGGAGGCCGAGTCCGGCTTCAACGACGCGCCCGTGGTGATCCTGGTGGTCTCCTTCTCCACGGCCGGCCCGTTCGAACACTGGTACGTGCTGGTCGGCCAGATACTGCTGGAGCTCGCCATCGGAGCCGCGCTCGGCATCGCGGTGGGCTGGCTGGGCTCCTGGGGACTGCGGCACGTGGCCCTGCCCGCCTCCGGCCTCTACCCGATCGCCGTGATGGCGATCGCCGTCGCCGCGTACGCCGCGGGCGCGCTGGCGCACGGCAGCGGCTTCCTCGCCGTCTACCTCGCCGCGATGGTGATGGGCAACGCGCGCCTGCCGCACTGGCCCGCCACGCGCGGGTTCGCCGAAGGGCTCGGCTGGATCGCCCAGATCGGCATGTTCGTCCTGCTCGGCCTGCTGGTCACCCCGCACGAGCTGGGCGACGACATCGTGCCCGCGCTGATCATCGGACTGGTGCTGACCATGGTGGCGCGCCCGGTGAGCGTCGTGCTGTGCCTGCTGCCGTTCCGGGTGCCGTGGCAGGAGCAGACGCTGATGTCCTGGGCCGGGCTGCGCGGCGCCGTGCCCATCATCCTGGCGACGATTCCCATGGTGAGCGGCGTGGACGGCAGCCGCGGCATCTTCAACATCGTCTTCGTCCTGGTCGTCGTCTACACCCTCGTCCAGGGCCCGACGCTGCCCTGGCTGGCCCGCACCCTGCACCTGGGCGACGGCTCGGAGGCCGCCGACCTGGGCATCGAGTCGGCGCCCCTGGAGCAGCTGCGCGGGCATCTGCTGTCCGTCAGCATCCCGCCCGGGTCGCGGATGCACGGCGTCGAGATCAACGAGCTGCGGCTGCCGGCCGGGGCGGCGGTGACCCTCGTGGTCCGGGAGGGCACGTCGTTCGTGCCGCTGCCGACGACCGTGCTGCGCCGGGGCGACGAGCTGCTCGTGGTCGCCACCGACCCGGTCCGGGACGCGGCCGAGAGGCGGCTGCGGGCGGTCGGCCGCGGCGGCAAGCTGGCCGGGTGGCTGGGGACGAGCGGATCGGCGTAA
- a CDS encoding MogA/MoaB family molybdenum cofactor biosynthesis protein — MTLDAALGGALLAPYSALVITASNRAAAGVYEDRGGPLVVDGLKGFGFAVDGPQVVPDGEPVQAALRAGVEAGYDVIVTTGGTGVSPTDRTPEATRAVLDREVPGIAEAIRAYGRDKVPTAVLSRGLAGVAGGSLIVNLPGSTGGVRDGLAVLEPLLIHAVDQIRGGDHPRPGRGGAS, encoded by the coding sequence ATGACTCTCGACGCGGCGCTCGGCGGCGCGCTGCTCGCGCCGTACAGCGCGCTGGTGATCACCGCCTCGAACCGGGCGGCGGCCGGGGTCTACGAGGACAGGGGCGGCCCGCTGGTCGTGGACGGCCTGAAGGGCTTCGGGTTCGCCGTCGACGGGCCGCAGGTCGTGCCGGACGGGGAGCCCGTCCAGGCCGCGCTGCGGGCGGGCGTGGAGGCCGGGTACGACGTGATCGTCACCACCGGCGGCACCGGCGTCTCACCCACCGACCGCACTCCCGAGGCCACCCGCGCGGTGCTCGACCGCGAGGTGCCCGGCATCGCGGAGGCCATCCGCGCGTACGGCCGGGACAAGGTGCCCACCGCCGTGCTCTCACGGGGTCTGGCCGGAGTGGCGGGCGGCAGTCTGATCGTCAACCTGCCCGGCTCGACCGGCGGCGTACGCGACGGACTGGCCGTGCTGGAACCCCTGCTGATCCACGCCGTCGACCAGATCCGCGGCGGTGACCATCCCAGACCGGGCCGTGGGGGTGCGAGCTGA
- a CDS encoding GNAT family N-acetyltransferase — protein sequence MDLRRVPFDHPDAVKLNDEVQAEYHERYGDGGDATVLDPSDFRPPNGVYLIAYDESDRPVATGGWRSQDKNDEGNEDGDAELKRMYVIRELRGRGLARRMLTALEDDARAAGRVRMVLETGTEQPEAIALYTSSGYEPCAKFGYYRFHEASRCYAKAL from the coding sequence ATGGATTTGCGCCGCGTCCCCTTCGACCACCCCGACGCCGTGAAGCTCAACGACGAGGTCCAGGCCGAGTACCACGAGCGCTACGGCGACGGCGGCGACGCCACCGTCCTCGACCCGTCGGACTTCCGCCCGCCGAACGGCGTGTACCTGATCGCCTACGACGAGTCCGACCGACCCGTCGCCACCGGCGGCTGGCGCAGCCAGGACAAGAACGACGAGGGCAACGAGGACGGCGACGCGGAACTCAAGCGGATGTACGTGATCAGGGAGCTGCGCGGCCGCGGCCTCGCCCGGCGCATGCTCACCGCCCTGGAGGACGACGCCCGCGCCGCCGGCCGCGTCCGCATGGTCCTGGAAACCGGCACCGAGCAGCCGGAGGCCATCGCGCTCTACACGTCCAGCGGCTACGAGCCCTGCGCCAAGTTCGGCTACTACCGCTTCCACGAGGCCAGCCGCTGCTACGCGAAGGCCCTGTGA
- the moaC gene encoding cyclic pyranopterin monophosphate synthase MoaC — MTVPSRGQTPGPLAQDRLTHLDDAGAARMVDVSGKEVTARTARASGRVLVSPRVIELLRGAGVPKGDALATARIAGIMGAKRTPDLIPLCHPLSVSGVTLDLSVADDAVEIVATVKTTDRTGVEMEALTAVSVAALTVIDMVKAVDKGAVITDVRVEEKTGGKSGDWSRA; from the coding sequence ATGACCGTGCCTTCCCGGGGGCAGACCCCCGGACCCCTTGCGCAGGACCGACTGACGCACCTCGACGACGCGGGCGCCGCCCGCATGGTCGACGTGTCCGGCAAGGAGGTCACCGCCCGCACCGCCCGCGCGAGCGGACGCGTCCTGGTCTCGCCCCGCGTGATCGAGCTGCTGCGCGGCGCGGGGGTCCCCAAGGGCGACGCCCTCGCCACGGCGCGGATCGCGGGGATCATGGGCGCCAAACGGACGCCGGACCTGATCCCGCTGTGCCACCCGTTGTCGGTCTCGGGTGTGACACTGGATCTGTCGGTCGCGGACGACGCCGTGGAGATCGTGGCCACCGTGAAGACGACGGACCGCACGGGCGTCGAGATGGAGGCGCTCACCGCGGTCTCCGTCGCCGCGCTCACCGTGATCGACATGGTCAAGGCGGTCGACAAGGGAGCAGTCATCACGGACGTGCGGGTGGAGGAGAAGACGGGCGGCAAGTCGGGCGACTGGAGCCGGGCATGA
- the glp gene encoding molybdotransferase-like divisome protein Glp has protein sequence MSTAAPRATGQDHLWSVDEHLEDILETVRPLEPIELQLLDAQGCVLVDDVMVPVSLPPFDNSSMDGYAVRVADVAGASEEFPAVLEVVGDVAAGQAEPLSVGPGQAARIMTGAPLPPGAETVVPVEWTDGGLGEGPVTGMRARSLGPEGASGQVRVHRPAEARAHVRARGSDVKAGARALEAGTVLGPPQIALLAAIGRGTVRVRPRPRVVVLSTGSELVQPGEELGSGQIFDSNSFALTAAARDAGAIAYRVGAVADDAETLRTTIEDQLVRADLMVTTGGVSVGAYDVVKEALSHVGDEDEPGSGIEFRRLAMQPGKPQGFGSIGPDHTPLLALPGNPVSSYVSFELFVRPAIRTLMGLADVHRPRTRATLTTKEPLTSPKGRRQFLRGAYADGRVTPVGGAGSHLVAALAHADALIVVPEDTESVEPGAEVEVVLLG, from the coding sequence TTGAGCACCGCCGCGCCCCGCGCCACCGGCCAGGACCACCTGTGGTCGGTGGACGAACACCTGGAGGACATCCTCGAGACCGTCCGCCCTCTCGAACCCATCGAGCTGCAACTGCTCGACGCCCAGGGCTGCGTCCTGGTCGACGACGTCATGGTGCCGGTGTCCCTGCCGCCCTTCGACAACAGCTCCATGGACGGGTACGCGGTGCGGGTCGCGGACGTCGCGGGCGCGAGTGAGGAGTTCCCGGCGGTCCTGGAGGTCGTCGGGGACGTCGCGGCGGGCCAGGCCGAGCCGCTGAGCGTGGGGCCCGGCCAGGCGGCCCGCATCATGACCGGCGCCCCGTTGCCGCCCGGCGCCGAGACGGTGGTCCCCGTGGAGTGGACCGACGGCGGCCTCGGCGAGGGCCCGGTCACCGGGATGCGGGCCCGCAGCCTGGGCCCCGAGGGTGCCTCGGGCCAGGTGCGCGTGCACCGGCCGGCCGAGGCACGCGCGCACGTGCGCGCCAGGGGCAGCGACGTCAAGGCCGGTGCCCGCGCCCTCGAGGCCGGCACCGTCCTCGGCCCGCCGCAGATCGCGCTGCTCGCCGCGATCGGCCGCGGCACGGTCCGCGTGCGCCCGCGCCCGCGGGTGGTGGTGCTGTCCACCGGCAGCGAACTGGTCCAGCCCGGCGAGGAACTGGGCAGCGGCCAGATCTTCGACTCCAACAGCTTCGCCCTCACCGCGGCCGCCCGCGACGCCGGTGCCATCGCCTACCGGGTGGGCGCGGTCGCCGACGACGCCGAGACCCTGCGCACCACCATCGAGGACCAGCTCGTGCGCGCCGACCTGATGGTCACCACGGGCGGTGTGAGCGTCGGGGCGTACGACGTCGTCAAGGAGGCCCTGTCGCACGTGGGCGACGAGGACGAGCCGGGCAGCGGCATCGAGTTCCGCCGGCTCGCCATGCAGCCCGGCAAGCCCCAGGGGTTCGGCTCCATCGGCCCCGACCACACCCCTCTGCTGGCCCTGCCCGGCAACCCGGTGTCGTCGTACGTCTCCTTCGAACTGTTCGTCCGTCCCGCGATCCGCACCCTCATGGGTCTCGCGGACGTGCACCGCCCCCGGACCCGGGCGACCCTGACGACGAAGGAGCCGCTGACCTCCCCCAAGGGACGCAGGCAGTTCCTGCGCGGCGCGTACGCCGACGGACGGGTGACGCCGGTCGGCGGGGCCGGGTCCCACCTCGTCGCCGCCCTCGCGCACGCCGACGCGCTGATCGTCGTCCCCGAGGACACGGAGTCCGTCGAACCCGGCGCCGAGGTCGAGGTGGTCCTGCTCGGCTGA
- a CDS encoding penicillin acylase family protein, with amino-acid sequence MPPNTTASTGQQPGKSGRKKGRKARLIVLVLVLAIIGGIAYGAYWSISTVRASFPQTKGSITLEGLTAPVDVKRDGYGVPQIYASSDEDLFMAQGYVQAQDRFYEMDVRRHMTSGRLSEMFGKGQIENDEFLRTLGWQRTAQKEYDTELSAATKKYLQAYAKGVNAYLAGKDAEDISLEYVALGFSNDYKPEKWTPVDSVAWLKAMAWDLRGNMQDEIDRALMTSRLGPKQIADLYPRYPYARNQIVVQQGQYDDITGTFGGEGTSGTSTDGASPDGTGGTSTDGTGASTGSSTDPSSSTESSALQSQLTGLYDELEDLPEAVGVNGNGIGSNSWVVGGAHTITGKPLLANDPHLSASLPSVWYQMGLHCRTVSDKCQYDVSGYTFAGMPGVIIGHNQDISWGMTNSGVDVTDLYLEKLTGDGYLYDGKVKPFTTYEETIKVAGGTSKKIVVRETNNGPLLSDRDDSLVKVGKKATVDTAAPDRGDGYGIALRWTALEPGTTMEAVFAMNKAADWDDFRAAAALFDVPSQNLVYADTENHIGYTLPGKIPTRAKGHDGSVPAPGWDSDYRWTGYVEQDELPYEYDPQRGYIVTANQAVVGKDYPYALTTDWGYGARSQRIADLIESKIKGDGKISTEDMRQMQMDSSSEIAKLLVPQLLKIDVDDKDVRDAQKLLEGWDYTQDADSAAAAYFNSVWRNVLKLAFGNKLPKELRVKGQCLWVEPVDTTGPVDDDRRVRECGERDADQAQPDGGDRWFEVVRTLMDHENSDWWTTGKSGTRPAADSRDELLERAMIDARWELTAKLGKDIDTWSWGRLHRLFLKNQTLGTNGPGFLQYALNRGPWELGGGEATVNATGWNAAGGYGVVWVPSMRMVVNLEDFDKSKWINLSGASGHAYSSHYTDQTSKWAKGELLDWPFGKESVDESTSDTLVLKP; translated from the coding sequence ATGCCCCCCAACACCACCGCCTCAACGGGTCAGCAGCCCGGCAAGTCCGGCAGGAAAAAGGGGCGCAAAGCCCGACTGATCGTGCTCGTGCTGGTGCTGGCCATCATCGGCGGCATCGCCTATGGCGCGTACTGGTCCATCAGCACGGTGCGCGCCTCCTTCCCGCAGACCAAGGGCTCGATCACGCTCGAGGGCCTCACCGCGCCCGTCGACGTGAAGCGGGACGGCTACGGCGTCCCGCAGATCTACGCCTCCTCCGACGAGGACCTGTTCATGGCGCAGGGCTACGTCCAGGCGCAGGACCGGTTCTACGAGATGGACGTCCGGCGGCACATGACATCCGGCCGCCTGTCGGAGATGTTCGGCAAGGGACAGATCGAGAACGACGAGTTCCTGCGCACGCTGGGCTGGCAGCGGACCGCGCAGAAGGAGTACGACACCGAGCTGTCCGCCGCGACGAAGAAGTACCTCCAGGCCTACGCCAAGGGAGTCAACGCCTACCTGGCGGGCAAGGACGCCGAGGACATCTCCCTGGAGTACGTGGCGCTCGGCTTCAGCAACGACTACAAGCCCGAGAAGTGGACCCCGGTCGACTCGGTGGCGTGGCTGAAGGCGATGGCGTGGGACCTGCGCGGCAACATGCAGGACGAGATCGACCGCGCCCTGATGACCAGCCGCCTCGGCCCGAAGCAGATCGCCGACCTGTACCCCCGCTACCCGTACGCCCGGAACCAGATCGTCGTCCAGCAGGGCCAGTACGACGACATCACCGGGACGTTCGGCGGTGAGGGCACGAGCGGCACCTCCACCGACGGCGCCTCTCCGGACGGCACCGGCGGCACCTCCACGGACGGCACGGGGGCGTCCACGGGCTCCTCGACGGACCCGTCGTCCTCCACCGAATCCTCCGCGCTCCAGAGCCAGCTCACGGGCCTCTACGACGAGCTGGAGGACCTGCCCGAGGCCGTCGGCGTGAACGGCAACGGCATCGGCTCCAACTCGTGGGTCGTGGGCGGCGCGCACACCATCACCGGCAAGCCGCTGCTCGCCAATGACCCCCACCTGTCGGCCTCGCTGCCCTCCGTCTGGTACCAGATGGGCCTGCACTGCCGCACGGTCTCCGACAAGTGCCAGTACGACGTCTCGGGCTACACCTTCGCGGGCATGCCCGGTGTGATAATCGGCCACAACCAGGACATTTCCTGGGGCATGACCAACTCCGGCGTCGACGTCACCGACCTGTACCTGGAGAAGCTCACCGGCGACGGCTACCTCTACGACGGCAAGGTCAAGCCGTTCACCACGTACGAGGAGACCATCAAGGTCGCCGGCGGCACGTCCAAGAAGATCGTGGTCCGGGAGACCAACAACGGCCCCCTGCTGTCCGACCGCGACGACTCGCTCGTCAAGGTCGGCAAGAAGGCCACCGTCGACACCGCCGCCCCCGACCGCGGCGACGGCTACGGCATCGCCCTGCGCTGGACCGCGCTGGAGCCCGGCACCACCATGGAGGCCGTCTTCGCGATGAACAAGGCGGCCGACTGGGACGACTTCCGCGCCGCGGCGGCCCTGTTCGACGTGCCCTCGCAGAACCTCGTCTACGCCGACACCGAGAACCACATCGGCTACACGCTGCCCGGAAAGATCCCCACGCGCGCCAAGGGCCACGACGGCTCCGTCCCGGCGCCGGGCTGGGATTCCGACTACCGCTGGACCGGTTACGTCGAGCAGGACGAGCTGCCCTACGAGTACGACCCGCAGCGCGGCTACATCGTCACCGCCAACCAGGCCGTCGTCGGCAAGGACTACCCGTACGCGCTGACCACGGACTGGGGCTACGGCGCCCGCAGCCAGCGGATCGCCGACCTGATCGAGTCGAAGATCAAGGGCGACGGCAAGATCTCCACCGAGGACATGCGGCAGATGCAGATGGACAGCAGCAGCGAGATCGCCAAGCTGCTCGTCCCGCAGCTGCTGAAGATCGACGTCGACGACAAGGACGTGCGCGACGCGCAGAAGCTCCTGGAGGGCTGGGACTACACCCAGGACGCCGACTCGGCGGCGGCGGCCTACTTCAACTCGGTCTGGCGCAACGTCCTCAAGCTCGCCTTCGGCAACAAGCTGCCCAAGGAGCTGCGCGTCAAGGGCCAGTGCCTGTGGGTCGAGCCGGTCGACACCACCGGCCCGGTGGACGACGACCGGCGGGTGCGCGAGTGCGGCGAGCGTGACGCCGACCAGGCCCAGCCGGACGGCGGCGACCGCTGGTTCGAGGTCGTGCGCACCCTGATGGACCACGAGAACAGCGACTGGTGGACGACCGGCAAGTCGGGCACCCGACCCGCCGCCGACAGCCGCGACGAGCTGCTCGAGCGCGCCATGATCGACGCGCGCTGGGAGCTGACCGCCAAGCTCGGCAAGGACATCGACACCTGGAGCTGGGGCCGGCTGCACCGCCTGTTCCTGAAGAACCAGACCCTCGGCACCAATGGTCCCGGCTTCCTCCAGTACGCGCTCAACCGTGGCCCGTGGGAGCTCGGCGGTGGCGAGGCGACGGTCAACGCGACCGGCTGGAACGCCGCCGGCGGCTACGGCGTCGTCTGGGTGCCGTCGATGCGGATGGTGGTCAACCTCGAAGACTTCGACAAGTCGAAGTGGATCAACCTCAGCGGCGCCTCCGGGCACGCCTACAGTTCCCACTACACCGACCAGACCTCCAAGTGGGCCAAGGGCGAGCTGCTGGACTGGCCGTTCGGCAAGGAGTCGGTGGACGAGAGCACGAGCGACACCCTCGTGCTGAAGCCGTGA
- the sepX gene encoding divisome protein SepX/GlpR, whose protein sequence is MSSSGLIYAVIVGAWAAYLVPMWLRRQDELNEARPTERFSTAIRLLSGRAGMERRYAKDLQARSADEGEPGHEDPDAVTDSVDVRAFAVSPTRPRADGVMAAASGAGPASEARVPGAASARDDAPTPAPSRKPVPPARRAPDAEAAAARARRSKVLARRRRTTIMLFLAFTLGAIVAAVGGLAFLWAPGVPAVLLSGYIVYLRAQERRRFAYQMDRRRAEAAALRLRERARQPRRHAVAEATADEPEEGPEPETDPGLAALAADRRALVEQTDHAEWVDQQRERQRRPGRGESWEPVPVPLPTYVTAPVAPRATPDVDLGALDAWSSARSGPVAPEQEAVAVAHEQVSGAPAVPSSEAQAGESGGTRETDGAADRADGEGRGDARRRAASARRARERGRTPLFDQYEDGDRPRAANE, encoded by the coding sequence GTGAGCAGCAGCGGCCTCATCTACGCAGTCATTGTCGGGGCCTGGGCCGCCTACTTGGTGCCGATGTGGCTCCGTAGGCAGGACGAGCTGAACGAGGCCCGTCCGACGGAACGCTTCAGCACAGCCATCCGGTTGTTGTCCGGACGGGCGGGCATGGAGCGCCGGTACGCCAAGGACCTGCAGGCGCGCTCCGCCGACGAGGGGGAGCCCGGCCACGAGGACCCGGACGCCGTCACCGACTCGGTGGACGTCCGGGCCTTCGCCGTGTCTCCGACACGTCCCCGGGCGGACGGCGTCATGGCGGCGGCCTCGGGAGCCGGGCCGGCGTCCGAGGCCCGCGTGCCGGGCGCCGCGTCCGCCCGGGACGACGCGCCCACGCCCGCGCCCTCGCGCAAGCCGGTCCCCCCGGCCCGTCGCGCCCCCGACGCGGAGGCGGCCGCAGCGCGCGCCCGGCGCTCGAAGGTGCTCGCGCGCCGGAGGCGCACCACGATCATGCTCTTCCTCGCCTTCACGCTCGGCGCGATCGTCGCCGCCGTCGGCGGGCTCGCGTTCCTCTGGGCGCCCGGGGTGCCCGCGGTGCTGCTCAGCGGGTACATCGTGTATCTGCGGGCGCAGGAGCGCCGCCGGTTCGCCTACCAGATGGACCGGCGCCGGGCCGAGGCGGCGGCGCTGCGGCTGCGGGAGCGGGCGCGGCAGCCGCGCCGGCACGCGGTGGCCGAGGCGACGGCCGACGAACCGGAGGAAGGACCCGAGCCGGAGACCGACCCCGGGCTGGCGGCGCTGGCCGCGGACCGGCGCGCGCTGGTGGAGCAGACCGATCACGCCGAGTGGGTCGATCAGCAGCGGGAGCGGCAGCGGCGGCCCGGACGAGGCGAGAGCTGGGAGCCCGTGCCGGTGCCGCTGCCGACCTATGTGACGGCGCCGGTCGCGCCGCGGGCGACGCCGGACGTCGATCTCGGCGCGCTGGACGCCTGGAGCTCGGCCCGGTCGGGTCCGGTGGCCCCGGAGCAGGAGGCGGTCGCCGTCGCGCACGAGCAGGTCTCCGGCGCGCCCGCCGTGCCCTCGTCCGAGGCGCAGGCGGGGGAGAGCGGTGGGACGCGGGAGACGGACGGCGCGGCGGACAGGGCGGACGGCGAGGGGCGCGGGGACGCGCGGCGCCGGGCGGCTTCGGCGCGGCGGGCGCGCGAGCGCGGGCGTACGCCGCTGTTCGACCAGTACGAGGACGGGGACCGGCCGCGGGCGGCCAACGAGTAG